A genomic window from Fusarium oxysporum Fo47 chromosome X, complete sequence includes:
- a CDS encoding RmlC-like cupin domain-containing protein produces MGNYTSTVDSGPSDGDSPEMKQYLSELPSKNLEPLWSQMSMMVPPTPNPTAKPHMWTYREALPHLKTAAKLVPEEKAERRVLMLVNPSMQSPYTTDTIYGGLQIVNPGETAPAHRHLAFAARFIIDGEGFTAVEGKKMPLVRGDVVITPIWHWHDHGNESDKPVVWLDMLNLPLFRFAPVHFAEGYSDPRYPSEHCDPCEFRFPWAPVEKELNSDKSDYSIYHYKLSSGKPLSTFLGVQAERLGPGATVESQESQSYLYHCYEGKGRTELVTPTGETMTFKWEARDTFAVPSWCKIKHTNESTTEQAYLVACHDGPFLECLGIQRRNE; encoded by the exons ATGGGAAACTATACTAGCACAGTGGATTCGGGCCCCTCGGATGGCGACTCGCCAGAGATGAAGCAGTATCTCAGCGAACTACCATCAAAGAACTTGGAGCCCCTTTGGTCACAGATGAGCATGATGGTGCCGCCGACACCAAACCCCACAGCGAAACCACATATGTGGACATACAGAGAAGCCTTGCCTCATCTAAAGACAGCGGCCAAGTTGGTGCCAGAGGAGAAAGCTGAGCGACGAGTTCTGATGCTAGTGAACCCCAGCATGC AATCACCATACACAACAGACACTATTTATGGAGGTCTTCAGATCGTCAATCCTGGCGAGACAGCGCCAGCACACAGACATCTTGCCTTCGCAGCTcgcttcatcatcgatgGCGAAGGTTTCACCGCAGtcgagggcaagaagatgCCTCTCGTTAGAGGCGATGTTGTCATCACACCGATCTGGCACTGGCATGACCATGGCAACGAGAGTGATAAGCCAGTAGTCTGGTTGGATATGTTGAACCTGCCTTTGTTCCGCTTTGCTCCAGTTCACTTTGCTGAGGGCTACTCTGACCCACGATATCCTAGCGA GCATTGTGACCCTTGCGAGTTCCGATTCCCATGGGCTCCCGTTGAGAAAGAACTCAACTCTGACAAGAGCGACTACTCCATCTATCACTATAAGCTCTCCAGCGGAAAGCCTCTGTCAACATTCCTCGGTGTTCAAGCCGAGAGATTGGGCCCTGGTGCCACGGTAGAGTCACAAGAAAGCCAGTCATATCTCTACCACTGCTATGAAGGAAAGGGTCGGACTGAGCTTGTGACGCCTACAGGAGAGACGATGACGTTCAAGTGGGAGGCGCGTGATACTTTTGCTGTGCCTTCCTGGTGCAAGATTAAGCATACTAATGAGTCTACCACAGAGCAAGCATACCTGGTAGCCTGCCATGATGGACCATTCCTTGAATGTCTGGGCATTCAACGAAGGAATGAATAG
- a CDS encoding uncharacterized protein (expressed protein), with translation MYFSATMSFQADPLLVNINDALRKKFDPEDKALFPMQVPAQLLDRSAFHYDGSDSDFAQRTKPSSVANAEFGLTDGMLELSSIVDGPNGNKLSKKYD, from the coding sequence ATGTACTTCTCGGCGACCATGAGTTTCCAGGCTGACCCTCTATTGGTGAATATCAATGATGCGCTTCGTAAGAAGTTCGATCCTGAAGATAAGGCTCTCTTCCCGATGCAGGTTCCTGCTCAACTCCTGGACAGAAGTGCTTTCCATTACGACGGGAGCGATTCGGACTTTGCACAGAGGACTAAGCCGTCTTCCGTGGCTAACGCCGAGTTTGGTCTCACAGATGGCATGCTGGAGCTATCTAGCATTGTTGACGGACCCAACGGGAACAAACTCTCCAAGAAATACGACTAA
- a CDS encoding P-loop containing nucleoside triphosphate hydrolase protein has product MDVSLDANILDQLNTTETKALHDISDSLSACGVGRIVNLPQIIVVGDQSAGKSSVLEAISHVRFPVQGNLCTRFATELIFRRANETRIDVSVRFEDRSKPAKRFQKAGFREDDLGDIITEAKECMGFGKAGMEFSKDVLRLEIEGPKMYPLSLVDLPGFFHVATENQSTSGKETVDQLVESYMRQKNSIILLVITANNNLANHLALQKAKNIDPERRRTIGVITKPDLTRPGYDAEKEYIKLAKNQEAAHKLQLGWHVLRNRAEDEDSLEGRDQVEDAFFQKGAWATIPSENRGIVSLRKKLSHVLYSHIRNSLPGVITDIETTLRERQEELDRLGKSRSTQEDLRSFLLGIASDFQRLARDGIYGRYNDEFFGGLQDDHRKLRAQLRNFSRAFDHILQTKGSTHVTVSDDDSDYSDGDDIPGYLEEFLERYPYNPPEPKKITRRELAEQLEKQAAANQGLEFPGTPNKDLAMQLFKQQAAPWRGIAESHVKLVTTVAKAFVDQVFEYVVGSPRTNRTTEVILSTCVDPFFDEKEKVLQEKINELLRPYIQGYALPLDLLFYDMLSKTSNEKLERRISAILQQKYPHIYESNVAKTGETSKKADSKTIAQDINEEYDLEDSEFGINKVIDMMLTYYKMSLRTFTDNVINLAVESCLVYDIPDILTPTKVDRMSKERLEELAGESDDTSSRRKSLQEEVKILRQGLAQCRRYKPRAVTRRSHGSETESL; this is encoded by the exons ATGGATGTTTCTCTGGACGCCAACATTCTCGACCAGCTCAATACCACTGAGACTAAAGCCCTCCACGATATAAGCGACAGTCTGAGTGCTTGTGGCGTTGGTCGTATCGTCAATCTTCCGCAAATCATCGTCGTTGGTGATCAGTCCGCTGGCAAGTCATCCGTTCTTGAGGCTATTTCCCATGTTCGCTTTCCAGTCCAAGGAAATCTTTGCACAAGGTTTGCAACTGAGCTCATTTTCAGAAGAGCTAATGAGACTCGAATCGATGTGAGCGTCAGATTTGAAGACAGATCGAAACCAGCAAAGAGATTCCAGAAGGCTGGGTTTCGTGAGGATGACTTGGGCGACATCATCACGGAAGCCAAAGAGTGCATGGGCTTTGGCAAGGCCGGGATGGAGTTCTCCAAGGATGTGCTCCGTCTTGAAATCGAGGGGCCAAAAATGTACCCACTGAGTCTCGTTGACCTTCCAGGATTCTTTCACGTGGCTACCGAAAACCAGTCAACCAGTGGTAAAGAAACGGTCGATCAGCTTGTCGAGAGCTACATGCGACAGAAGAACAGCATTATCCTGCTGGTTATCACTGCGAATAATAACCTTGCCAATCACCTAGCCCTCCAGAAAGCTAAGAACATCGATCCGGAACGACGACGAACCATTGGTGTCATCACGAAGCCTGATTTGACTCGCCCTGGTTatgatgctgagaaggaatACATCAAGCTGGCCAAGAACCAGGAAGCCGCGCATAAGCTGCAGCTCGGGTGGCATGTCCTGCGTAACagggctgaagatgaggacaGCTTGGAAGGTCGAGACCAGGTCGAAGACGCATTCTTCCAGAAGGGCGCTTGGGCGACTATTCCCTCCGAAAATCGTGGCATTGTGAGTTTGCGAAAGAAGCTCAGTCATGTGCTCTATAGTCACATTCGCAACAGTCTGCCTGGAGTTATTACAGACATCGAAACGACGCTTAGAGAGCGACAAGAGGAACTTGATCGTCTTGGAAAATCTCGATCCACTCAAGAGGACCTCAGGTCTTTTCTCCTTGGCATTGCCAGTGACTTTCAGCGGCTCGCCAGAGATGGCATATACGGCCGATACAATGACGAATTTTTCGGTGGTTTACAAGACGATCACCGAAAGTTGCGGGCACAGCTGCGGAACTTCAGCCGAGCTTTTGATCATATCCTTCAAACTAAGGGGTCGACTCATGTCACCGTCTCAGATGATGACAGTGATTATTCGGATGGTGACGACATCCCCGGGTACCTAGAAGAGTTTCTGGAACGTTATCCATACAACCCTCCCGAGCCGAAGAAAATCACGAGACGCGAGCTCGCTGAGCAACTTGAGAAACAAGCCGCTGCCAATCAAGGGCTGGAATTCCCAGGAACTCCAAATAAGGATCTTGCCATGCAACTCTTCAAGCAACAAGCAGCACCATGGAGAGGTATTGCCGAGTCACATGTCAAGCTGGTAACGACCGTTGCAAAGGCTTTTGTTGATCAGGTCTTTGAGTATGTTGTTGGATCCCCACGGACGAATCGAACTACTGAGGTGATCCTGTCAACCTGCGTCGACCCATTCTTCgatgaaaaggaaaaggtGCTTCaggagaagatcaacgaGCTCCTGAGACCTTATATTCAAGGTTACGCACTTCCTCTTGACTTGTTATTCTACGACATGCTATCAAAAACCTCAAACGAAAAGCTAGAGAGACGCATTTCAGCTATTCTACAGCAGAAGTATCCGCACATATACGAGAGTAACGTAGCTAAGACAGGCGAGACGAGCAAGAAAGCTGACTCTAAAACAATTGCTCAAGACATCAATGAGGAATATGACCTTGAAGATAGTGAGTTTGGAATCAACAAAGTCATAGACATGATGTTGACATATTATAAG ATGTCTCTGCGCACCTTCACCGACAATGTCATCAACTTGGCGGTTGAAAGTTGCCTCGTGTATGATATACCAGATATCCTCACACCCACAAAGGTAGATCGGATGAGTAAGGAAAGACTTGAGGAGTTGGCCGGTGAATCGGACGATACATCGTCTCGAAGAAAGAGCCTGCAGGAAGAGGTCAAGATCCTCAGACAAGGGTTGGCTCAATGCCGGCGATATAAGCCAAGAGCAGTAACACGTAGGTCACACGGCTCAGAAACTGAATCGTTATGA